The window TCCtgaaaaaaattatggtaaaatCTGTGCTATCTAGACAAACAGACCTAGGGTACAATCAAATTCAACTTTCTACAGAAGAAATTTGTAAGAATGTAAGACCTGTGAAGTACCTTATTTCCAACTCTGTAAGTAACTCGCTCTTCAGGATGACAAACTTGTGCAAAACCTGCATTACCGTTATCTGCCTTTCTGTCAGCTTCCATATGCACCTACACAGTTCATGGTCAAGTTCaggaaagagtaaaaaaaatcaacagatgaaaagaaaaagctgGCCCAACAGATctcataacacaaaaaaaaataaaacacttttCATCAGAACGACATAATTGATCTAGATCTGCCCTTATTAAAGTGTCTACAAAGCCCTCAACTAGATACCAACGCCTGGAACACCTCTTTTTAAAGTACACAATGATGATGGATGACATACCCGTTCCCTTAACGTGGCCAACAAACCATCATTCCAATCTTCCCCATCTAAGCACACTTCTGCAGAGGAGAGGAGAGAATAACCGCATTTGATTAACATAGATACATGGATGAGCGTATacttatgaaacaaaaaaatacagcCATGCAGATGACTGATCCAATTCTGCAAATCAGCTATCCATACCCACCATGACTTTGGGATGCCCGTGCAGCTTCAAATTCTTTGTTCAAACGATCAAATATTGTCTTATCAGAATCCCTACAAATGAATGATTACCAAAttcatagttaaaaaaaataaaaaggatctAGAAGTGAAGTATACATTTCAGAAGTGTATTTCCTACCTAGCAAGACGATTTGTCAATTCTCGATGCCTCTCGAGAAGACTTGAGACTACAAAAAGAGCATAGAAATTAACTAATCATCACCAAAAgttttagacaaagaaaaaaggatcTAAACCACAATAAAAGCTGTAACTCACATCTTGCTCGTGTTGTATCCAGTCGGATATCTTGGTCCAGCGAAACAATCTAATTGCAACAAAAGCAAATGTTACGGAATCTGCCTTTTCAAGGTAAACAATTAGAAAAggcaaaacaaaaccctaaaggGTGTGTTGTTTACCATTTCTCCCATCTTTGCTTTCGGAGACTTCCCAGTTGACCAAGCTCCTGCCAAAAAGCAGAGAAGTTGATTATCAATCTGTACACCAAATATTCTATTTGCATACGAAATTTAACACACTCCAAAAATTCGCAACCGGAGAATCATTTAGAAAGAGAAGCTCATCAGAGCTCTAACAAAACCATACTGCATACAACACCATATAAAAGTCCAAAACGAAGGTGACAAGAGTCCccaaatctgattttttttttttggttaaattctATTATTAAAAGATATAGCAACAACATAAACACGAGTGAGAAGCAAAACCCTAAAGCGACCAAATCAACAAGAGATATTATTACTCAAGAAATCGAACCGGCGGCGAAATCACGATTTCAGCTCAGATATATACACACGGAAACGAAATTTAACAGAAACGAGGCTGAATTAGATACTCTATCATGCTTCTAATCAGAAGAGCTTGTTTCATGTATTTACAGCGAACGAAGAATATTAACTCTAAAaccaagaagaaagaaaagaaataagacCGAATAAAATACTCACAGACGGCAGCGAGTAGAAATAACAGGTGAGATTGGCGGCGGGAGACTTTTTAAGCAGCGGCGGATAGTGTGTACGGACGTCGGAATGTTTGATTTCGCTCGGAAAGATCGAAAAATCTCAACCGCGAAATGAAAGGAGAAAATCAGAAGCAATTTATTTCGTTTCGTTTTCTAGCGAACGATATAACCGGGTTTGGTTATGCCGTTTAAGTGATAAAATTCTCCGGTCTAATATTAAAACCACATATCCTAAAACTagcaaattaattttgaatttgattcatGTCGTCGTGACCTAAACAGTTAATTTAAGTCAGAAATAGTTGGGTCTTATAAAAGCCCATTAAGAAAAATCTTATCCAATAGCAAAGTCCATGTGCGAAAACTTCCTTTCATATGGCGAGCGCCGTCATCTCCGCTGCGTTTCGATTCCCGTTCGTTACCCGCCGACTCTTTGATACGGCGCCGCGAATTAGGTTTTGTCATTCCACGATCCGGTCTGCTCAATCAACGATCCGGTTTGCTCATCGCCGAAGAAGATTCACAacggcttcttcttctatgaGCCAACAACAGACTGGAGACATCGTCGATGCTGCATCCAGCAACGACGAGAACTCGGCGAAGAATCCCGAAGACGTCGTGGTGCAGTACGTGGTACTCCGAAGAGATCTAATCGATTCGTGGCCACTCGGGAGCGTGGTAACACAGGGATGCCACGCGTCAGTGGCGGCGATCTGGTCGTTCAAAGACGATCCGGTTACTCTTCAGTATTGCGATCCGCAGCACATTGATTCTATGCATAAGGTTGGTTAACTCTGCGAAACGCCAATTTTAGAATTCCGGGACGGAATTGGATCAATTTAACgcgtttttaaattttttttggtggttaGGTGACTTTGGAGGTTAAAGGTGAAACGCAGATGATGAATTTGTCAGAGAAGTTGAAATTAGGAGGAATCTCTCACAAGCTATGGATGGAGCAGCCGGAGAATATTCCGACTTGTATCGCCACGAAGCCTTATCCCAAATCTCAagtctcttctttctttaagAAGCTCAAACTTTGCAAGTGATCactcttgttcttttttttttttttttNAAGCTGAATATTCATAATCATGATTCATACATAAACTGAGAAATCGTAGAACAGTAgacatgttcttttgttttgttacaaaCGTATACAAACACGATACACAAAGCAAGTCAGAAATTTGgatatttacataaatagaaACGATCTCCTAGAGAAAGTGGGAgggttttttttgggtggtttCATTCAGCCATGGACGACGAGGCGTTTACCGCAAGTGGAACAGAGATGGCGACGTTTGTTTTTATTAGAGAGAGGAACGAAACAGAATCTCCATTGGCTATTAACGTCAACCACTTGAACCGCTCCGCCGCAATACGGACACGCTCCAGGAGCTGCGTACCTTCCGATCACCCTCTCGTCTTGATCGCACACGAACACCAAACACATCCTTCTTCTTGCTCTTTCTAGACAAAGTCAAACTATGCAATCGTTTTTAGCGTTTTCTGTTTGTTTCCTCATTGAAATTAAAGGTCTCAGTTTGGAtgatatttataaacatatacgCCTCCATGgaatttaggatatttttgatTCCGCGTTATAAAAAAGGTTGCAGTTTCGAAATTTAGGAGTTCCAGAAAGTTATAGCTTAATCTAGAAGCAATTTTGGATTAGGAGAActgaaaaagtcaaaaaaaaaactcacgtCACcgttgaatataaatatattgggCTTTAATTTTCAAAGCCTAAAGGCCCAAATTTGCGACGATAAGATTTGCACAGTGATGATATTGGTTCGACCCGCCAAAGTCAGTAAAACTTACTTGACTGATCGATCGTTGTCGCGCGATTCAGATTCTCTGACGTTATCCATCAATGGCGGATGGGTAGCTTCTTCCCGTCTCCTTTGAAGATGTATCGGGTTTTAGCTATCTCTAATCTTTGCACTCCTCTCCCTTTACTTAAATCGTCCACCTTTGTTCCGACGCGACGGTGTTATCCTC is drawn from Camelina sativa cultivar DH55 chromosome 8, Cs, whole genome shotgun sequence and contains these coding sequences:
- the LOC104708031 gene encoding putative peptidyl-tRNA hydrolase PTRHD1, which codes for MASAVISAAFRFPFVTRRLFDTAPRIRFCHSTIRSAQSTIRFAHRRRRFTTASSSMSQQQTGDIVDAASSNDENSAKNPEDVVVQYVVLRRDLIDSWPLGSVVTQGCHASVAAIWSFKDDPVTLQYCDPQHIDSMHKVTLEVKGETQMMNLSEKLKLGGISHKLWMEQPENIPTCIATKPYPKSQVSSFFKKLKLCK
- the LOC109125995 gene encoding uncharacterized protein LOC109125995 is translated as MCLVFVCDQDERVIGRYAAPGACPYCGGAVQVVDVNSQWRFCFVPLSNKNKRRHLCSTCGKRLVVHG